A genomic window from Sorex araneus isolate mSorAra2 chromosome 2, mSorAra2.pri, whole genome shotgun sequence includes:
- the LOC105943215 gene encoding olfactory receptor 6C2-like: MRNHTAITTFILLGLTDDPQLQIFIFILLLIAYVSSVTGNLTIIVLTLVDSHLKTAMYYFLQNFSFLEITFTSACIPRFLYSLSTGDRIITYDACVCQVFFTYLFGVTQFFLLAAMSYDRYVAICKPLHYVTIMTHSFCKRLVLYCWTITLMMLFPGLILFLNLEFCDSNAIDHFFCDAYPMLKISCSDTWLIEKMVLFCSTFILVVTIIFVVLSYISIIQMILKFPSAQQRKKAFSTCSSHMIVVSITYGSCIFVYIKPSAKDETAINKGVTVINTSVSPMLNPFIYTLKNKQVIQAFNGLVQKIYSFCGIRNMLK, translated from the coding sequence ATGAGAAACCACACAGCAATAACCACATTCATCCTCCTGGGATTAACGGATGACCCACAACtacagattttcatttttatactccTACTTATTGCCTACGTGTCAAGTGTAACAGGAAACCTAACTATCATCGTCCTTACATTAGTGGATTCCCACCTCAAAACAGCtatgtattattttcttcaaaatttttcaTTCTTGGAAATCACGTTTACTTCTGCATGCATTCCAAGGTTCTTGTACAGTCTATCAACAGGTGATAGAATCATTACCTATGATGCTTGTGTATGCCAGGTATTTTTCACATATCTGTTTGGAGTAACTCAATTTTTCCTCCTGGCTGCTATGTCTTATGATCGGTATGTAGCCATCTGTAAGCCCCTGCATTATGTGACCATCATGACCCATAGTTTCTGCAAAAGACTCGTACTCTACTGTTGGACAATCACTTTAATGATGCTATTCCCAggacttattttatttctgaatctggAATTTTGTGACTCTAATGCCATTGACCATTTTTTCTGTGATGCGTATCCTATGCTGAAGATCTCATGCTCAGATACATGGTTGATAGAGAAGATGGTTTTATTCTGTTCTACATTTATCCTTGTagttactattatttttgttgtcCTATCCTATATAAGTATCATTCAAATGATTCTAAAATTCCCCTCTGCTCAGCAAAGGAAAAAAGCATTTTCCACTTGTTCTTCTCATATGATTGTGGTTTCTATTACATATGGTAGCTGTATCTTTGTTTATATTAAACCATCAGCAAAGGATGAAACAGCCATTAATAAGGGTGTTACAGTTATAAATACTTCAGTCTCCCCTATGTTAAAcccatttatttatactttgaaaaacaaacaagttaTTCAAGCCTTCAACGGTTTGGTTCAAAAAATATACAGCTTTTGTGGAATTAGAAATATgctaaaataa